A single Pseudochaenichthys georgianus chromosome 10, fPseGeo1.2, whole genome shotgun sequence DNA region contains:
- the LOC139434724 gene encoding LOW QUALITY PROTEIN: zinc finger protein 664-like (The sequence of the model RefSeq protein was modified relative to this genomic sequence to represent the inferred CDS: inserted 2 bases in 1 codon) translates to TGEKPFKCSVCERTFSRHGCLKTHXRVHTGEKPFKCSVCEKAFIRSGHLKTHMKVHTGEKAHSCSVCKKAFSLSGNLKKHMRVHTGEKPHSCSVCKKAFSHSGSLKEHMRVHTGEKPFKCSVCNKAFAMNLNLKTHMTVHTGEKPHICSVCKKAFAQSGSLKTHMRVHTGEKPFKCSVCKKAFAVNMKLKIHMRVHTGEKTHI, encoded by the exons acaggagagaaaccattcaaatgctcAGTCTGTGAGAGAACTTTTTCACggcatggatgtttaaagacaca gagagtccacacaggagagaaaccattcaaatgctcAGTCTGTGAGAAAGCTTTTATACGGagtggacatttaaagacacacatgaaagtccacacaggagagaaagcacacagctgctcagtctgtaagaaagctttttcactgagtggaaatttaaagaaacacatgagagtccacacaggagagaaaccacacagctgctcagtctgtaagaaagctttttcacacagtggaagtttaaaggaacacatgagagtccacacaggagagaaaccattcaaatgctcagtctgtaacaaagcttttgccatgaatttgaatttaaagacacacatgacagtccacacaggagagaaaccacacatctgctcagtctgtaagaaagcttttgcacagagtggaagtttaaagacacacatgagagtccacacaggagagaaaccattcaaatgctcagtctgtaagaaagcttttgccgtgaatatgaaattaaagatacacatgagagtccacacaggagagaaaacacacatctaa